The genomic stretch TAAGCGGCACCACGGTTACTACGGTACCGTGCACCCTTTCTGATGGAACAAATACAGATTGCTATCAAATTGTAACCAACAGTATGGCGTCCGACCATGACATGGGTCCGTGGTGTCCGACTAATATTTCTGACGGAGCAGAAGCCGGAGGTATCTGGTTAGAAAATGGACAGGTGTATGATGTGGATGGTGCTTTTATCCAAAACATGGCCACCTTTTACAATGACAATACCTGGATGATGTACGATGCCAATGGCGACATTTATATAACAGACACTGAACAGGACTGCATTAATGCCGCAAACCCAAATGTAGGTGCAGCTTATGAAAATTACTGTGTGGAGTGCCTACCCTCCTATATTTCCAATCTTTCACAAACGTGGTTGATTCCCGTGACCCCCGTAAAACAAAGTACTCCAGCCAACTTCGCTATGGGTGGAGGACCTATGGGATCTACCGGACCTACCGTAATTGGAGTTGCTTTTAATGGTATTGAATTTTCTGGTGCGGCACCCGTAGATGCAATATTGGGAGCCTATACTCTTGCTCCCTTTGATGATGCTGGTGGGCACATCAATGTTCATCAAGGATATCACTATCATGCGGCTACTGGTGTAAGTACGGAGGTTGCCCAAAATGACGGACATGCTACTATGATAGGTTATGCCATGGATGGACACGCCATTTACTCACAATTAAATGAGGACGGAACAGAACCAACAGACTTAGACGAATGTCGTGGACATTATGACGATACGAGAGGTTACCATTACCATGTAGACGCACCTGGTAGCAACAACTTTATCAACTGCCTTGCTGGCGCTTACGTTAACTAAAGAAATAAAATTATGAAGTGGATAATAGGTCTTTTGCTGATGATAGGAATGCAAAGCGCTTGGGCACATCAACCCAGTGTTTCATCAACAATACTATCCCAACAGGGTGACAACAGCTGGGTTTTACAAGTACGCTCACCCCTTTCTGCATTTGAGTATGAAATAAAACAACTCAATGGTGAGACTTCTTTCAGCACACCTGAAGAGTTTAAAAGTTTGGTCCTTAGTCACATCTTGAAAAATGTAACTATACAGGTAAATGGAGAAAATACCGTTCAGCTCATAAAAGGTTTTGTGAAGTTGGGCCATGAAACTAACGTGGTCTTTCAGGCTACAGGAATTCCGGAAGAAATTGAGTCTATTGATGTGAGCAATAAAAGCTTTGAGCATATTGGTTATAATCAAAGTGCATTGATGATTATAAAGAGTGGGCTAGAAAAGCAGCAGTTTGTGCTAGACGACAAAAATCAACACTCTATAAAACTCCTTGCTAAAGGAAACCAACTTGTGGAACATACTGCCAATTCTACTGCAGGAATAGGGTTTGCCCCAACTTCCTTTATGAATTATGTCACTTGGGGTTTAGGTTTACTCTTTATTTTATTATTTGGGTTTTACCTCTATCAATCCAACAAGCTTGATGAAGCTACTCGTCAGGGTAATTGTTTATAATAAACTCTACACTTTATAAATGTAAAAAGAGGTGACTCCGCATAGAGCCACCTCTTTTTTTTAATGATAATTCACCCTATTTCTAGGCCAAATCAAAGCGATCTAAGTTCATCACCTTATCCCAGGCGGCAACAAAATCATTTACAAACTTGTCCTTTGCATCTGATGATCCATATACTTCCGCTAAGGCACGTAGTTCTGAGCTGGAACCAAAAATAAGATCAGCGCGGGTGGCTGTCCATTTTGGTGCTCCCGATTTTCTATCACTGCCTTCAAACACCTCAGCTTCATCAGAAGTCGGTTTCCATTGCGTGCGCATATCCAAGAGATTCACAAAGAAATCATTACTCAATGTTTCCGGGCGATTGGTAAACACACCATGATTGAAACCATCATAATTGGTATTCAACACGCGCATTCCTCCTACCAAAACGGTTAATTCCGGAGCCGATAAGGTTAATAATTGTGCTTTATCGATTAGTAAATCCTCCGTGGAAACGTCAAACTTAGTGCCTCGGTAATTGCGGAAACCATCAGCATAAGGCTCCAAATATTCAAAAGCTTCCACATCAGTTTGCTCGGCAGAAGCATCCATTCGACCGGGTGTGAATGGCACCTCAACATTATGCCCAGCATTTTTAGCCGCTTTTTCTACACCAGCGCATCCAGCCAAAACAATCAGATCTGCCAATGAAATTTTCTTACTTCCTGAGTTGAATTCTTTTTGAATTCCTTCTAAAGTGCTCAATACTTTTTTAAGCTGTTCAGGCTTATTCACCTTCCAATCTTTTTGAGGGGCCAGACGAATACGAGCACCATTGGCACCACCACGTTTATCAGAACCTCTAAATGTGGAAGCCGAAGCCCAGGCTGTAGAAACCAATTCAGAAACTGACAATCCGGAATTCAAAACTTTTGATTTCAAACTAGCCACATCCTCGTCATTTACCAGCTCATGATCCACGGTCGGGATTGGGTCTTGCCAAAGCAATTCTTCCTGCGGAACTTCCGGCCCCAGATAGCGCTCTTTCGGCCCCATATCACGATGTGTTAATTTGTACCATGCACGCGCAAAAGCATCCGCAAACTCATCGGGGTTTTCGTAAAAGCGTCTTGATATTTTCTCATATTCAGGATCCATTCTCAGGGACAAATCGGTGGTAAGCATAGTTGGCTTGCGCTTTTTGGAAGAGTCAAAAGCATCAGGAATTATTTCTTCCGCATCACGTGCTATCCATTGCTTAGCTCCAGCAGGGCTTCTATGCGGATCCCACTCATATTCAAATAGATTTTTGAAGAAATTATTGCTCCACTTTGTAGGTGTTTCTGTCCAGGTAACCTCTGGCCCTCCAGTAATGGCATGCGCTCCACTTCCTGTTTCAAAACTATTTTTCCAACCAAAACCTTGATCCTCGATAGGTGCAGCTTCCGGCTCTGGACCTACAAACTCACCAGGATCAGCCGCGCCATGTGTCTTTCCAAAAGAGTGACCACCAGCTATGAGTGCCACTGTTTCCTCATCATTCATCGCCATTCGCTTGAAGGTTTCCCTAATATCCTTTGCCGCAGAAATCGGATCCCAGTTTCCATTAGGGCCTTCAGGATCTACATAAATCAGCCCCATCACCACAGCTGCCAGTGGATCTTCCAGATCTCGTTCACCGGAATATCTTTTATCACTAAGCCACTCTGTTTCCGAGCCCCAATACACATCTTCTTCAGGTTCCCACACATCTTCGCGCCCTCCTGCAAAACCAAAGGTTTTGAAGTTCATAGACTCTAACGCCACGTTGCCAGAAAGAACTATAAGATCGGCCCATGAAATTTTGTTACCATATTTCTGCTTGATGGGCCAAAGTAGCCTGCGTGCTTTATCTAAACTGGCATTGTCTGGCCAACTATTAAGTGGAGCGTAGCGCTGCTGACCAGAACCCGCGCCACCGCGACCATCACCAATACGATACGTACCTGCGCTGTGCCAAGCCAAGCGAATAAACAGACCTCCATAGTGACCAAAGTCAGCGGGCCACCAGTCTTGCGAATCGGTCATTAAATCGGTTAGATCTTTTTTTACAGCTTGTAAGTCAAGCTTCTTAAATTCCTCAGCATAATTAAAATCTTCTCCCATAGGGTTAGATAAAGAGGAGTGCTGTCGAAGCATATTTACTTTTAATCTGTTTGGCCACCAATCTTGATTTCTAGCGCCACCGCCAGCCGCCTGTTTAGGTGCTCCACCGTGAAACGGACACTTGCCTCCACTATTTACATCAAAACTACGTGAGCCATTAGAATCTGAATTATTTCCCATATTTATTTGAATTGTTTGACTGGATAAAGTTGATATAATTTTTAGCTATTGATTTAAAATTTAAATAACAATTAACTATTATGTTGATCATTCATATTTATGCCTGAAATTATAGAAATGTGTTTTATTAGAGCTTAATCCTTGATAGAAATTAGAAAAAGAATGGATACTTCTTTGGACATTGCAAAATCATTTAGTTTTATCCCCTGAGCCATTTAGGCCTTGCTGTACCTCAAACTATGAACAGAAAACTAAAGCAATTTACCGAAGTGCTAAACTCTCAAAGCTACCTCCACAAGCGCTCTCTGTTCGGTTTGTTTCTAGCTATCCTACTTATAGACCGCATCGTAGCGCTTGTGAATTTTGGCTTTGTTTACACAGACATTGATCAAACGGTGCTTTGGAATGGTCTGCTAGATTATTCGCAAGGAATATTTCCTGAGCCTTTCTTTTATGGGCAGCCCTATAATTATATGCTTGAGTCACTTGTGGCGGTGCCATTGTATTGGATGAATATCCCCGTCTACATTGCAATGCCTATGACTACAAGTTGCATAGTGCTACTACCTTTTATTATTCTGGCCTTTTTGTTTTTTAAAACAAAAAATCCCTTCTGGGCTTTTCTCACTTTAGCCCTCCCCGTACTTTTACCAGTAGAATTCAACTTTCTCACCAGTCTTTCCCGAGGATTCGTCCAAGCATTTTTATTTCTTCCACTTTTATATATCCCTTTGTTTTATCCTCAAAAAAAAGGTAGTGTCACCCTACTCTACATTACTTCTGCCCTTTGCTTTATTGCCAATCAAAGCTCGGCACTCTTCATTGCTCCGGTATTTCTTTTTGTTTTCTCCTATCACTATAAGTCGCTATTATTTTACATAAAAGCTCTACTTGTCCTACCAATTCTGTTTTTGGATTATTTGGCAAAGGAATTTTACACCTCACATTCAGAACGCATTGTGCATCCCCATGCAAATGTTGGGTTTAGCCTTGATACATTTTGGGAAAGCCTAAAAACCTATGATCACTTTGAAAATCTATTTCCCTTCTTTTCCAGTTGGGGAATTGTTTATCCACTCCTCTTCATTCTTCTGGCGGTGATAGGTTATAGAAAATCTTTGATAAAAGAAGCCCTTTTTAGCGCAGTTGCATTCCTCATGCTGATGGTCACATTTGCCATACCTAAAGTTCAGGAACGACATGATGAGGCAGACATTTTCTTTACACCAAGTCGACTTTTCATCGTGTTACCCATTTTGCTCATCATTAGCCTTTTTATAATCTTTAAAAAATCTAAAAACGCATATAGGTTAACTCTACCACTCCTCGCGCTCACAGTGGTTTTCATGATTTTGAAAAATAACCATTTAGATAGAAAAATTGACCACATCCTGGATGGCAATATTTTTCCTTCGGTAAAAAATGAAACCTTGGTAACACGGGCTCTGCACTTAAATAAAATAGCGCTGAAAAATGATGTAGACCTCATCGTTCATGCTAACATGAATGGTTATGAATATATTCTGGATAGCTATGCCTTCAACCCTATTGTTTACCATAGCCGGAAAGGTGAAAAAAAGATAATTTCCGTCAATCTGTATGGAGACAGGCGCACTTGGCTTTATTCATCATCATTGCCTTCACGGCAAATTTTGCTCAGTGGTTTTAAAATTGACTCTAATCTCCTGAAACCATTCGATCACGAGATAATCAGTGATGAAGAAATTGTAATAAAAAACAACAATCTTTCCACACAGGAATTGTTCTCCCGCTTCAATCTTGAGTTTAAGATTTAGCCTTATCCGATCCTGTTCATTCCCTCAATACAAAGCCTATCTTTGCGGCCTTGAAAAAATGGTGAATGGAATTTGAAATTTTTGAATTGAGCAATGGCATCCGTGTGGTGCACAAACAAATGGATAGACCAGTAGCTCATTGTGGATTGATGGTGATGGCAGGTTCCAGAGATGAGTCGCTCGAAGAAGAGGGGTTGGCACACTTTATAGAGCATGTACTTTTTAAAGGAACTACCAAAAGAAAAGCCTACCACATCTTAAGCAGAATGGAGGATGCCGGAGGTGAACTCAATGCCTACACCGACAAGGAAACTACGGTTATTTACAGTTCTTTTTTAGAAAGTGATTACAATCGCGCCATTGACCTAATCTTTGATATTAACTTCAATTCCATCTTTCCTGAAAAGGAAATACAAAAGGAAAAAGAGGTGATCATTGATGAAATCAATAGCTATAAGGACTCCCCTTCTGAGCTAATTTTTGATGATTTTGAGGAAACGCTTTTTCCTAATCACCCATTAGGGATGAATATTTTGGGTACACCCGAAAAGGTAAAAAGCTTTAGCCGAAAGGATATTTTGAATTTTATTTCTCGCGAATACGGAAACAACCGCATGGTGTTTAGCAGTGTGGGAAATATCAGCTCTGCTAAGCTAAAACGTATGCTAGACAAAGCTACAGAGCACCTTCCTGCCAAAATCTCTACTCATACCAGAGTTGCTCCACCAGCCTATCAAACCAAACATGTATCGGTCGAAAAGTCAAACTTTCAAACACATGCGGTGCTGGGCACTAGAAGCTATTATGCTAATCATGAGAAAAGCAGAACACTTCACTTATTGAATAATATTTTGGGTGGCCCAGGGATGAACTCACGCCTGAACCTCAACATTCGGGAGAAGTATGGTTTCACCTACAATATTGAGTCATTTTACAATCCATATTCTGACACAGGTGTGTTTGGGATATATGCCGGCACCGACCCCGGAACTATTGGCAAAACACTAAAGCTGATTGATAAGGAGCTTAAAAAACTTAGAGAAATAAAGTTGGGCACTATGCAGCTCACCAAGGCCAAGCGCCAAATTTTAGGGCAAATTGCCATGGGGCAAGAAAACAATGCCTCGCTAATGTTAGCCTTGGGCAAATCACTTTTGGTATTTGATAGAGTGGACACTTTTGAAGAAATTAGAGCCAAAATTGAAGGTATAACTTCTGAGGATTTGCAGGATGTAGCCAATGAAATTTTAGCACCTGAGCAGATGAGCTCGATAGTTTATAAGCCGATAGCAAACTAAAGTACATTTCTACCGAACGCAAAAACTCCCTTGCCTAGAATTGAACTGAAAACAGAAATCAAGGCAAGAAAAGAAATAGTATTTGACCTTTCACGAAGCATTGATTTACATAAAATATCGACAGAACAAACCGATGAAACTGCCATCGCTGGCAGAACAAGTGGTTTAATTGAACTAAACGAGTTTGTTACTTGGAGAGCAAAACACTTTGGGGTTTATCAAAATTTAACCTCTCATATAACTGAGTTCAATCACCCTAATTACTTTGTGGATGAAATGAAACAAGGGATTTTTAAAAAATTCCGCCATGAGCATCATTTCTCGATTTCAGACAAAATCACAATAATGATTGATATTTTCGAATTCGAATCACCATTAGGGTTTTTAGAGCAAATTGCCAATAAACTTTTCTTAAAAAAGTACATGGCAAAACTTTTAGAAAAGAGAAATCAAACCATCAAGGACTTTGCTGAATCAGGCAAATGGAAAAAAGTAATAAGCACTAAATTTGACTGATTCATTCTTGCTAAACAACAAACCACAAACACCTCCTCTTTATGGACTTCTTACCCGAAAAAATAAACACCTATTCCGAAAACCACACTTCACCAGAAAGTGAAATATTGGAAAATCTAAACCGCGACACCCAAGCCAAAATACTAAGAGCAAGGATGCTTAGCGGTCATTTGCAAGGAAGAACCTTGAGTATGTTTAGCCACATGCTGAAACCAAAACGTATGTTGGAAATCGGTACCTACACTGGTTATTCGGCCCTTTGCTTAGCCGAAGGCTTAACCGAAGATGGAGTTCTTCACACGATTGACATCAATGAAGAGTTGGAAGATTTTGCAAAATCTTACTTCGACAAATCGGAATACGGGAGTAAAATAAAAATGCACGTTGGTGATGCATTGGAAATCATTCCAGGCTTAAACGAAACCTGGGACATGGTTTTTATAGATGCAGACAAGGCAAATTATTCTAACTATTTTGACCTGGTAATTGAGCACACTCGCACGGGAGGCTTTATTATAGCTGACAATGTGTTGTGGAGTGGCAAAGTAACTGAACCACTAAAAGCTCAGGATATCGATACCGAAGCTCTTTTGGTTTTTAACAAAAAGATGCAAGACGACCCCAGAGTAGAAAACGTATTACTCCCCATACGTGATGGATTGATGATAGCTCGGAAGAAGTGATTTGAGATTCCGGATCTCCGTTCCTACGCCCGGAATGTTTTCAACAAGTCATTCCGGCCATAGAGCCGGAATCTCAATTATCATCAAAAAACAACGTCTCAACCTGTTTTTTACCGAAATACCCCCTTCCTTTTCCTTGTAAACTATACTTTTGCGCACTTCATAATTCGTAGAAATCATGCAAAGACATACCACTCTCGGTGAATTTATTATTGGCAACCAAAAAGACTTTCCATACGCGAAAGGTGAACTGAGCGCACTTTTGAGCTCTATCCGCCTTGCGGGGAAAATGGTAAACCAGGAAATCAACAAAGCCGGACTGGCCGAAATACTTGGAAAATTTGGTTCTGACAATGTACAGGGCGAAGAGCAAATGAAGCTTGACGTACTGGCCAATGACCTTTTTATCAGTACACTTCGCTCACGTGGTGAGATTTGTGGTATTGCCTCTGAAGAGATGGAAGACTATGTTTCTTTTGACGAAGATATTCACAAAGACGCCAAATACGTTGTGCTAATTGATCCACTAGATGGTTCTTCAAACATTGATGTAAACGTAACTGTGGGTACAATTTTCAGCATTTACCGCAGAATTTCAGAGCCAGGAACCCCTGTAACATTAGAAGATTTTCTTCAGCCAGGCAATAAGCAGGTTGCTGCCGGATACTTGGCATATGGAACCTCAACCATGTTAGTATTTACCACTGGTAATGGCGTGAATGGTTTCACTTATGATCCGGGTATTGGCTCGTTCTTCCTTTCGCACCCTAAGATGCAGATTCCGGAAGATGGAAAGATTTACTCAATCAACGAAGGAAACTATGTTCACTTCCCTGAAGGTGTAAAAAAATACATCAAATGGTGTCAGGAATTAGATCCGGCAACCAATCGTCCATTGACTTCAAGATACATTGGTTCTTTGGTAGCTGATTTTCACCGAAACCTACTTAAAGGCGGTGTCTATATTTACCCGAAAGGGACCACTGCTCCAAAAGGAAAACTTCGCTTGTTGTACGAATGCAACCCAATGGCTTACCTGATGGAGCAAGCGGGAGGTGCCGCCAGCGATGGTTACACCCGTATTATGGATTTAGACCCTACTGAGCTTCACGAGCGTGTACCATTTTTCTGTGGAAGCAAAACTATGGTAGCCAAAGCTGAAGAGTTTATGGATCAATACAGAGACTAAAAGGCATAGCCCTTTTTAAAATATGATGAGTTGCGGGCTTGTGGTTTTATACTGCAAGCCCGTTTTGTTTTTGCCCTTTTCTTTATTTAAAGTTTTCTATACCCTTTTGTTATCCTAAGTGGCCGACAGAATGAAGGTTGTATCAGCTTGCCCTGCAGGGTGAAGGGCTAGGGTGACATCATACCTTCAAACAGTCTTCGATACACCGCTCATTCTTCGTGGTACTCAGACTAGCCACCCATATTAGAGACTCCTAATTCCTTATGCTTGCATAATATTTCATTTTTTGAAGCAACCCTTTCTACTTTTTAGTCTCTATTTAATTAAAGGATAGAATTCAACTTTTTGTTAGCAGGCCTGCTAGTTCTCGGGAGTACACTCCCATTTCAGTAACGTAAAATTTGGAGATTATGAAGACGCTTAAATTGCTGATTATCGGCCTGGCTGTATTATGCCTAAAACCAGGTTTTGCTCAAGAAAAGGCTGGAGCATTAATAGGAGTGGTTTCTGATTTGGAAAATATGGAAACTTTGCCCTTTGTAAATGTTGTGATTAAAGACATCAAAGGCAACATAATAGCAGGTGGTGTCTCAGATTTGGATGGAGAATTCAACATCAACCCTATCGCCCCTGGACACTACACCATTGAAGCTTCATTTGCCGGGTATGAAACAGAAGTATTTAAACAGGTGAAAGTTAAAAGTGGAGAAAAAACTAAGCTTAATATACTTCTCATTGAAGGGAGTTATGAGTTGATTGAATGTGTAATTACCTGCCAGCAACCCGTGATAGATATAACTCGAACAGTGTGCTGGTGGAAATCATGTGGTAATATTTTAAGTACAGGCCTAAGTGATTCAGAAATAATACCATTAAGCTTCTCAATCTTCCCAAACCCTAGCACTGGAGAATTAAACCTGAAGGCAGACTCTGAAATAAGTGAGGTGTTAATCACAAATATGAATGGCCAATCTGTGTCAGAGATAAGCGTTGATAACCCAAATGACATTTCAGCAAACTTGAGTCATTTACCCGCTGCAACCTATATCGTTCACTTTTCGGATGGCATAAGTCGGAAATCACAGCTATGGATACTTCAGCACTAAGCTCAAACTAAAGATATATGGTGTTTTGTTTATGTTGGTGGCAATCGCACTCCTCGCCTTGTAGGGTGCGATTGTTTTTCTTAATCCATCATCATCAAATTTCTCCACATTATGCTGTAATTTCATCGCCAAATTGAGCTTTATGAAAACAGCATTTATCACAGGCGCCACTTCAGGTATTGGAAAAGCAACCGCTATTTTATTAGGTAAAAGTGGATATCGAATTATTGCTTGCGGCCGCAGGCAAGATCGTTTGGACGAATTGAAAGGCGAATTAGCGGCATTCACAGAAGTGTATACGCTTAGTTTTGATGTTCGTGAGAAAGACGCTGTTTTTAAGGCCATCGATTCTTTGCCTAATGATTGGAGAAACATCGATCTTTTGGTAAACAATGCCGGAAATGCGCATGGTTTGGCTTCCATTCAAAATGGCTCAATTGACGATTGGGACGCCATGATTGATATTAATGTGAAAGGTTTGCTGTATGTCTCAAAGGCTATTATCCCTAATATGATAGAGCGCAACACTGGGCACATTATTAATATTGGCTCCATTGCTGGCCGCGAGGTTTACCCCAATGGCAATGTGTATTGCGCCAGCAAATATGCCGTTGACGCTATCAATAATGGAATGCGAATTGACCTCAACGAATACAACATAAGGGTTTCTCAAATCGCTCCAGGATTAGTAGAAACTGAGTTTTCACTAATCCGTTTTAAAGGTGATGCTGATAAATCCGCAGGGGTTTATGAAGGTTATGATGCTTTAAAACCTGAAGATTTGGCTGACCTGATTTTATTTATGGCTACTCGCCCAGCTCATGTTAACCTTGCTGATGTTTTAATTTTACCTACAGCTCAGGCTAATGCGACAACGGTGAAAAAGCACTGATATAGTTTTCCTTTTCCCAACAATTTAATCAAGTAACACTTTTGTTTTAACCGATTCAGCTTCATTACTCAATGCAACTACATACATGGCTGAAGCAAGGTTTTCCGGAAGATCGACCCTGTTGTTACCTTTATTTAAACTCACATTCTTCTGCCACAAAACTTGACCATTCAAGCTATACAGCTTGAGTGTACAGCCAAAAAGACGAGCCGTAGAATTGATGAATAGTTGATGCCCAAAAGCGTAAACCTCTAACCCTGACAATACTGATTCCTCGATACCCACTCCATAGTCAAAGTTTATCATTACACGGGAAATATTATCTGCTTCATTCCCTTCGATAATGCTATCCAAAGCATCGGTAAAATAAAACAGGTAATAGTCCTTTTGAGAAATTGGAGTGGGGTAAAAAACCTGCTGCATACCTAAAAATGTATCTCCTGCTAGTATAATATTTTCCTGAACTGATTGAACAAAAATATCTCCTGAGTCGAAAGTGCTATCAGTAGACCAAAAAAACCGAGTTTCGCTCACTTCACCGTCTAACAAGCCGGTATTTATTATCGAGTAAGGAGCCTGAATATCCGGCTTGGACATTTGCGCAGAGATTGAATCCAGTGGAGACTTAGCATAATAATCAGCGAATGGTGGGAAATTGATTTTATAAGAACCTAGGTTATTTGACTCATCTTTTTCCACCAAAGTAGAATCTGCATCGCAGACATAGAAAAGGTAATACTCATTTTGAATCAAAGGGCTTGGGATGCTTATAATTACATTACCACTTCGGCTACCTCCCATAGAAATAGCGGTCACATTGACATTTTGAACCTGAAGATCTGTAGGATCGAGCAGACTATCCTCTGACCAGAAAAACTTCAATTTAGTATTTCCACCATTAAGGTCACCTTCATTTTTCAAGGTGTAGTTTACCTGAATATTTGTTTGTGCCACAGTAGCATTTATTGAGACCGCGGAGTCAAGCGCAACATAATCAGGACTGGTGGCTGTAATACTAAAATTGTCAAAACGCATTCCTTGTACAAATCCCAGACCCATATTATGCCATTTGCTTCTGTACTTAAAACGAAACACCACATTCTTCTCACCACGTAAAAAACTAATGTCGATCCATCGATTGGTAAGGGGTGCCGAACCATTGGTGGGAGGCATTTCAGACCAGCCTGGCTGATTATTTACTTGATCCATGCTTTGATTATTAAACCAATTCTGAGCGGTACCTGCCTGATCGGTTAAAGAGGTGAAGTTTCCTCCTCCATTTGTAGAGTATTCCAAAGTTCCACCATCTGCATCATTACCATGCATAACGCCAGTGCAAAGAAGATCAAATGACAAATGGATTTTATGTTGATGACTAAAATCAAATCCTGGGGTTTCCAAATGCCAGAATGGAACTTGATTTATGTATACAACATTGTTTACCTGATCAGTAAACATCTCCCCAGATTTACGCTTTGACTGATAAACTGGCTCACCAGGAGATAGCTTGTTTCGAAATCGAAACTGATCCTGAAGGAGTACGTTATACCGATCAAGTGAATATTCATGCCAGCCTTCAGTCAAAGAATCATTAAAATTTTCTTGATATGGAAAACTATCAATTCCTCCTTTGCCTAAGGCCCATGCACCTATATTATTACTTTCATTGTATTCAGCAAGAGAGTCATTCGAATCAAGCTCATAAAGCAAATACTCATAGCTCGCTAAACCTGTATTTAATAACTCCCTTACAGTAAGGTAATACCCTTTATCGGGGCGTATAGCTGGAATGTCTTTTGTATTAACAATAAAATCGTTGGTATCCAAAATACTATCTGCCGAAAGGTGAAATCTCACTTTAGTTGGATTAGCTCTTGAGTTTCCTGAATTAAAAATCAGCATATTGAACTTAATCCAATCTGCCGTTCTGCTTATCATCAAATTTTTATCGAGCGCTACCTTCAAATCCACATCCGCCTCTTCTATTGCAAAGTTGTCAATTAGAGCGCCCTCCAAATTGTAAAGCGAGTTTGCACCGGTAAGTGTTCCCAAGTTAAATCGGAACTGAATATTTGAGTGCTTTGCCAAATGGCTTATATCAATAGAGTAATGAGTGTTACGATAGGTATCCCTTCCGTTATATTCGAGCTTCGTTACAAAAGCCCTTTCCGTAAGATCAAAAAGCAGCTCCGAGTAGTTGCCACCCCATACCCTATCGGTACCAACATAATCTTGATAATCCATTCTGTAATACCATCGGCTGAAAGATTGACTAGCGGTATCTAATATTTGCCAAGTCTTTCCACTATCAATTGAATAGCTCAAATTAGTAGAGGCTTCAGAACAAGCACAATTAGCATCTCCATGCAAAAACATATCAAATGACAGCACTGGCTCTGAGCTAGTCGTCAGGTCATAAACAGGAGTATAAAGATGCATTCTACTCTTTGGAGATACTTGGCCATTTTTATTAGTAACCCAAGCTTTAGATCCGGAAAAGGCCTGATTTAACACACTTCCGCTTGGCACACCTAGCTCCCAATCATCAGTCCCCAAACTAGCATCATGCCGCCACCCCGTGCTCTGCGATTCAAAATCATTGCTGTATGGAATACTTTGTACCGGCTGCTGATATACCTCAAAAAAACCGGCATTGTT from Owenweeksia hongkongensis DSM 17368 encodes the following:
- a CDS encoding YHYH protein, with translation MTQLKSGILLLATAIFISCCSKDDDDQGTASNDDGVVINVDEGLFLSGTTVTTVPCTLSDGTNTDCYQIVTNSMASDHDMGPWCPTNISDGAEAGGIWLENGQVYDVDGAFIQNMATFYNDNTWMMYDANGDIYITDTEQDCINAANPNVGAAYENYCVECLPSYISNLSQTWLIPVTPVKQSTPANFAMGGGPMGSTGPTVIGVAFNGIEFSGAAPVDAILGAYTLAPFDDAGGHINVHQGYHYHAATGVSTEVAQNDGHATMIGYAMDGHAIYSQLNEDGTEPTDLDECRGHYDDTRGYHYHVDAPGSNNFINCLAGAYVN
- a CDS encoding DUF6702 family protein produces the protein MKWIIGLLLMIGMQSAWAHQPSVSSTILSQQGDNSWVLQVRSPLSAFEYEIKQLNGETSFSTPEEFKSLVLSHILKNVTIQVNGENTVQLIKGFVKLGHETNVVFQATGIPEEIESIDVSNKSFEHIGYNQSALMIIKSGLEKQQFVLDDKNQHSIKLLAKGNQLVEHTANSTAGIGFAPTSFMNYVTWGLGLLFILLFGFYLYQSNKLDEATRQGNCL
- the katG gene encoding catalase/peroxidase HPI; this translates as MGNNSDSNGSRSFDVNSGGKCPFHGGAPKQAAGGGARNQDWWPNRLKVNMLRQHSSLSNPMGEDFNYAEEFKKLDLQAVKKDLTDLMTDSQDWWPADFGHYGGLFIRLAWHSAGTYRIGDGRGGAGSGQQRYAPLNSWPDNASLDKARRLLWPIKQKYGNKISWADLIVLSGNVALESMNFKTFGFAGGREDVWEPEEDVYWGSETEWLSDKRYSGERDLEDPLAAVVMGLIYVDPEGPNGNWDPISAAKDIRETFKRMAMNDEETVALIAGGHSFGKTHGAADPGEFVGPEPEAAPIEDQGFGWKNSFETGSGAHAITGGPEVTWTETPTKWSNNFFKNLFEYEWDPHRSPAGAKQWIARDAEEIIPDAFDSSKKRKPTMLTTDLSLRMDPEYEKISRRFYENPDEFADAFARAWYKLTHRDMGPKERYLGPEVPQEELLWQDPIPTVDHELVNDEDVASLKSKVLNSGLSVSELVSTAWASASTFRGSDKRGGANGARIRLAPQKDWKVNKPEQLKKVLSTLEGIQKEFNSGSKKISLADLIVLAGCAGVEKAAKNAGHNVEVPFTPGRMDASAEQTDVEAFEYLEPYADGFRNYRGTKFDVSTEDLLIDKAQLLTLSAPELTVLVGGMRVLNTNYDGFNHGVFTNRPETLSNDFFVNLLDMRTQWKPTSDEAEVFEGSDRKSGAPKWTATRADLIFGSSSELRALAEVYGSSDAKDKFVNDFVAAWDKVMNLDRFDLA
- a CDS encoding M16 family metallopeptidase; protein product: MEFEIFELSNGIRVVHKQMDRPVAHCGLMVMAGSRDESLEEEGLAHFIEHVLFKGTTKRKAYHILSRMEDAGGELNAYTDKETTVIYSSFLESDYNRAIDLIFDINFNSIFPEKEIQKEKEVIIDEINSYKDSPSELIFDDFEETLFPNHPLGMNILGTPEKVKSFSRKDILNFISREYGNNRMVFSSVGNISSAKLKRMLDKATEHLPAKISTHTRVAPPAYQTKHVSVEKSNFQTHAVLGTRSYYANHEKSRTLHLLNNILGGPGMNSRLNLNIREKYGFTYNIESFYNPYSDTGVFGIYAGTDPGTIGKTLKLIDKELKKLREIKLGTMQLTKAKRQILGQIAMGQENNASLMLALGKSLLVFDRVDTFEEIRAKIEGITSEDLQDVANEILAPEQMSSIVYKPIAN
- a CDS encoding SRPBCC family protein, with amino-acid sequence MPRIELKTEIKARKEIVFDLSRSIDLHKISTEQTDETAIAGRTSGLIELNEFVTWRAKHFGVYQNLTSHITEFNHPNYFVDEMKQGIFKKFRHEHHFSISDKITIMIDIFEFESPLGFLEQIANKLFLKKYMAKLLEKRNQTIKDFAESGKWKKVISTKFD